A single region of the Triticum dicoccoides isolate Atlit2015 ecotype Zavitan chromosome 2B, WEW_v2.0, whole genome shotgun sequence genome encodes:
- the LOC119362076 gene encoding ribulose bisphosphate carboxylase small chain PW9, chloroplastic-like — MAPAVMASSATTVAPFQGLKSTAGLPVSRRSGSAGLSSVSNGGRIRCMQVWPIEGIKKFETLSYLPPLSTEALLKQVDYLIRSKWVPCLEFSKVGFVFREHNSSPGYYDGRYWTMWKLPMFGCTDATQVLNEVEEVKKEYPDAYVRVIGFDNMRQVQCVSFIAFRPPGCEESGKA, encoded by the exons ATGGCCCCAGCCGTGATGGCTTCGTCCGCCACCACCGTCGCACCCTTCCAGGGGCTCAAGTCGACCGCCGGCCTCCCAGTCAGCCGCCGCTCCGGCAGCGCCGGCCTCAGCAGCGTCAGCAATGGCGGAAGGATCAGATGCATGCAG GTGTGGCCAATTGAGGGCATCAAGAAGTTTGAGACCCTGTCTTACTTGCCACCCCTCTCTACGGAGGCCCTCCTAAAGCAGGTCGACTACTTGATCCGCTCCAAGTGGGTACCCTGCCTCGAGTTCAGCAAGGTTGGCTTTGTCTTCCGTGAGCACAATAGCTCCCCCGGGTACTACGACGGTCGATACTGGACAATGTGGAAGCTGCCTATGTTCGGGTGCACCGACGCCACAcaggtgctcaacgaggtggaggaGGTTAAGAAGGAGTACCCCGACGCCTATGTCCGCGTCATCGGCTTCGACAACATGCGCCAAGTGCAGTGCGTCAGCTTCATTGCCTTCAGGCCACCAGGTTGCGAGGAATCTGGCAAGGCCTAA